One window from the genome of Carassius carassius chromosome 15, fCarCar2.1, whole genome shotgun sequence encodes:
- the cd27 gene encoding uncharacterized protein cd27, with protein sequence MMYKKNCTTTSNAVCTCVEGYRCTDSDCQECEKIQTATVSSTITTTIPPTHDIMWISVSLCCACVCVCVLLTCFLLISRNARQYGWIMPASPDKSNSGSSQCTEEEEVPMPVQEMCGKTEKLEDV encoded by the exons ATGATGTATAAGAAGAACTGTACGACAACAAGTAATGCAGTGTGCACATGTGTTGAGGGCTACAGATGCACAGACAGTGATTGCCAAGAGTGTGAGAAAATTCAGACAGCCACTGTTTCTTCAACTATTACTACAACAATACCGCCCACCCATG ATATAATGTGGATCTCGGTGAGTCTgtgttgtgcgtgtgtgtgtgtgtgcgttctgCTCACCTGTTTCCTTCTCATCAGCAGAAATGCACGACAATATGGATGGATCATGCCAGCATCACCTG ACAAGAGCAACTCTGGATCCAGCCAGTGCACAGAAGAAGAGGAGGTACCAATGCCAGTGCAGGAGATGTGTGGAAAAACTGAAAAACTGGAGGATGTCTGA